GGTCTCTGTGCAACAAGAATACTGACTAccgaaaaacaaacaaaatcaggcaagagaggaggaaaaaaataacaaaaaggtATTAATTTCAAGCATCTGTTACCCATACAAGATTTTGTAGATGTGCCATTTTGTAACTACTGTTTGGTTTCTTTCAACATTGCTATTGTCTCAAATAAAGTCAGCCCTTTTGCCAAAACGAAACCATTAAATCTTGAATTATATTCATCGCACACATGTGTTCCTCTTGCTCGTTTGCATGCAAAAGGTTTTTGGTTCTCTGCTTTTTCCAGAActgcgtcctcctcctcctcctgtggtctctctaaaatattaacatttaaaacataGCCAGATGATCAAAGTTCATATtataagtattttttttaaagctgcctTTAAAACTGGGCAACTCTTGGATGCACCAGCTGTAGCTAGCCAGGAGGTGCCTGCTGCATttctttcatcctttcatttttttatgGGATGCACAAAGTAAAGTGTCGGCAGACAGTGACTCACCAGGCTGTGGACGTGTTGTAGGGCAGGAGTGTGGGGCTCTGACTCTCCCCTCTGAGGCTGTGTCTGGGTTGGTAGTGGCCAGGGACCATGGGCTGGGCCTGAGCGTGGGTTTCGCTCTCCTCCGGCATGGACCTGTTCCACTGACTACGAGCCTTCTTCAGCCAGCGTCCACCCAGGCCCCATTTCTCCAGGTAGACCCGACAGAGCTCGTAGTTTATGGCTGAGTAGTAGAGAAAGTCCAGGGCCAGCAGCACCATGACAAAGAAACCATAGATCCACACGCCGACCAGAGCCGTGTAATTACTGAAGGAGAGGCAGATCAGGAGTATTAGACGGTGATAAACACTCCTCACGCGCTCCGAGCTACCATCCAGTTAAACTGAGCCACTAAATCCCAAAATCAACAACAGAGCGGCCATGTGTGAATGTTTGCTGTTCCTGTGGCAAGACCAGGATGTGGTCCAAACCCTGCCTTGATTAAAAGATCAttaaaaaatgaatgtgttCCATCTGTTCATTTGCTGCTTCTTAAAAGCAGCAAAAACTGCACAAGAGGGATCTCGTTCTGAATCCTTTTTAGGTGTATTCATTAAATGATCAAGCTGAACCTGATCGAGGGACCCCGTCGTGCCCGCGTGCACTTAAAGAACATCAATGTAAAAGTGAGGAGAAAAGCAGCccgaaggaaaaacaaaaactctgATTTTATGTCTCGTTGAAGGAGATAATTACGCAGATTTAAACAGATTTAGCCCAATAAATATGATACAATTTGGCAGAATGAAAACTTCAAGACACAGGCGGAACTGTCAGAATATTCCATTTGAAGAGTTGTTTGTGTAATTCTATGGTAATTCCCTTTCCCTGCAGGGTTTGTTGGACTCGGGTGTCCAGTAGCCTGTGGGAAACATCGTGTGACCTTGTAAAGAGTTCTCAGAATAAAAAACTTTACATGATACACATTCTGTAAGGGAGCAGCCCTTGACTTTCCTCCAGCTCTCAGTATTGCAGGTCTCCCCTATGGCACCTTATTGAGGTCCTTTTGGTGTTAAGCACCAAAAAACTTGTCCTTGAAAGGATCGATAGTGACCACACAGCGAAGACAAACGTAATTCAATATTTGACACAAATTCCCCtgagaaggaaagaaggagggatCGATTATCAGTCAAAGATGTCCGGCTTGTCTCGCGAAGTTTCCTCTCTCAGGTGTCGCGGTGTTTAATCTCCGGTGAAACGTCAACACTCTTGCAGTCGCCTGCCCTGAATCAGCAGCTATAACCGCGTTTTCTGGGTGAGGGCAGGCCCTTTAATTCACTCAGCCGCCGGGAAATGTGAAACCAACTGTGCCGTCGTCCAGCGAGCCAGGATGAAAGAGCGGCCCAACAGGCCATCTAACACTAAAATGAAATATCATGACCTGCTGCAGAGCGGTTGTAAAGGGATGGAGACAGAGGCATGCTGGGGGGGCATTAGTACAGATAGCCCTGTTGTTTGTCACTaaaacctcctgctgagagcTTCTGCAGCACAGCGGGTTCTCTCTTCTGTGCCCTTCCTGCTGGATTCTGCAGTGAAATGCAACTCTGACCCCATAAAATAGCACCTTTTTGTCAATATTTCAAGAACATTCTCCATTGAAATAGTGACATTTTAGGGAAGGACATAATTGAGCTGCCTTTCAGCTGCTGATTTTCCCTGTAGTGGTCCTGAAAGCCTCTGTAGGTGTCGATCGATGACAACGAACCTTCCGGGTGAGACGCCAAGGGTGTCAATAAGTGTGATACTGTCAAGGGAACTCAATGCATGTGAGGAAGTGGAGTGTAATCAGCCGGTCATGACTGATCTCAACGGTAGATTTTGGAAATTCTATTTCTGGAAAGAGAGGTTTCTGAGGAACTGCGCAAGTATTTGCATTAGAATAAAGTTAGTGTTT
The nucleotide sequence above comes from Takifugu rubripes chromosome 9, fTakRub1.2, whole genome shotgun sequence. Encoded proteins:
- the shisal1b gene encoding protein shisa-like-1a isoform X1, translated to MTITSRQSFNVLTVIFLLLSTAALSAHYRVCEPYSDQKGRYHFGFHCPRLSDNKTYMFCCHHNNTAFKYCCNETEFQTVMQVNLTTTSDGYAHNNYTALVGVWIYGFFVMVLLALDFLYYSAINYELCRVYLEKWGLGGRWLKKARSQWNRSMPEESETHAQAQPMVPGHYQPRHSLRGESQSPTLLPYNTSTAW
- the shisal1b gene encoding protein shisa-like-1a isoform X2, with the protein product MTITSRQSFNVLTVIFLLLSTAALSAHYRVCEPYSDQKGRYHFGFHCPRLSDNKTYMFCCHHNNTAFKYCCNETEFQTVMQVNLTTTSDGYAHNNYTALVGVWIYGFFVMVLLALDFLYYSAINYELCRVYLEKWGLGGRWLKKARSQWNRSMPEESETHAQAQPMVPGHYQPRHSLRGESQSPTLLPYNTSTA